A genome region from Magnolia sinica isolate HGM2019 chromosome 8, MsV1, whole genome shotgun sequence includes the following:
- the LOC131253401 gene encoding ethylene-overproduction protein 1 isoform X3, with amino-acid sequence MQHNFLTTMRSLKLVDGCKPTQVYALNSQQAACEKLSPDRTARANNIRSTVQNSSLVESLLPCGLPSTDLIEPPIDPHLKSVDFVESLAAIHRLLRDSSPSDKAGLYLYQYSVFRALADPKLLRRSLRAARQHAVSIHDKLVAATWLRFERREDELDGAAASECGGRMLECPAAALLPGYDPDSAYDPCPCRQPPAAMATDDVGCATDDECSNDEECSTSADEGDVTFCIGDEEVVCIRHNIAMLSRPFQTMLYGCFTESRRKKINFTQNGISVKAMRAVAKFSRTGRVDMFRPNIVLELLSFANRFCCEEMKSACDRHLVSLVDSIDDAVILIEYGLEERAHLLVASCLQVFLRDIPRSFHQPDVRGLLCSAEGRERLALVGHASFMLYYFLSQVAMEEDMRSNTTVMLLERLGECAAEGWQKQLAAHQLGCIMLGRKEYKDAQRWFEVAAEAGHVYSLAGVARAKYKRGHKYSAYKQTNSLISEYKPVGWMYQERSLYCIGKEKMIDLATATQMDPTLSYPYKYRAIVMMEENKVGAAIVEISKILGFKVSTDCLELRAWFLLANEDYEHALRDIRAMMTLDPDYMMFHGKVHGDQLVEILRQHVQHWDLSDCWMQLYDRWSSVDDIGSLAVVHQMLPLDESRRSVMRFRQSLLLLRLNCQKAAMRSLRLARNLSPSEHERLVYEGWILYDTGHREEALSKAEESISIERSFEAFFLKAYALADTSLDPSSSSTVIELLKEALTCQSDGLRKGQALNNLGSVYVDCDQLDDAKTCYQSALDIRHTRAHQGLARVHHLKNQRKAAYDEMTKLIEKARNNASAYEKRSEYCDRDMAKNDLSMATQLDPLRTYPYRYRAAVLMDDHKEAEAIAELTKAIAFKPDLQLLHLRAAFHDSMGNAAATLRDCEAALCLDPNHVDTLELYNKACDRKDQHESQQE; translated from the exons ATGCAGCACAACTTCCTCACCACGATGCGCAGCTTGAAGCTGGTGGACGGCTGCAAACCCACCCAAGTCTATGCCCTAAATTCCCAACAGGCGGCCTGTGAGAAGTTGTCGCCAGACCGGACGGCCCGTGCCAACAACATCCGATCAACGGTCCAAAATTCCAGCCTCGTCGAATCCCTACTCCCCTGCGGTCTCCCGTCCACCGATCTCATCGAGCCCCCTATCGATCCCCACCTCAAATCGGTGGATTTCGTTGAATCGCTTGCTGCGATCCATCGCCTCCTCCGTGACTCCTCGCCATCCGATAAGGCCGGCCTCTACCTGTACCAGTACTCCGTCTTCCGGGCCCTTGCCGATCCGAAGCTCCTTCGCCGTAGCCTCCGCGCTGCCCGCCAGCATGCCGTCTCCATCCATGACAAGCTCGTTGCTGCCACGTGGCTGCGATTCGAGCGGCGGGAGGATGAGCTCGATGGGGCAGCCGCCTCGGAATGTGGGGGCCGTATGCTGGAGTGCCCTGCCGCTGCGCTCTTGCCTGGGTATGATCCGGATTCCGCATATGACCCGTGCCCCTGCCGCCAGCCCCCTGCGGCAATGGCCACCGATGATGTTGGGTGCGCGACGGATGATGAGTGCTCGAATGATGAGGAGTGCTCGACGTCAGCTGATGAAGGGGATGTCACATTCTGCATCGGCGATGAGGAGGTTGTCTGCATCCGGCACAATATCGCCATGCTTTCAAGGCCATTCCAGACAATGCTATACGGATGCTTTACAGAGTCGCGGAGGAAGAAGATCAATTTCACGCAGAATGGGATCTCAGTGAAAGCTATGAGGGCTGTTGCCAAGTTTAGCAGGACAGGCCGCGTGGATATGTTCCGGCCCAACATTGTCTTGGAGCTTTTGTCGTTCGCGAATCGCTTCTGCTGCGAGGAAATGAAGTCAGCGTGTGACCGGCATCTGGTGTCGCTCGTGGATTCCATTGACGACGCAGTGATCCTCATCGAATATGGGTTGGAGGAGAGGGCACATCTTCTCGTGGCGTCTTGCTTGCAGGTGTTCTTGAGAGATATCCCGAGGTCGTTCCACCAGCCTGATGTTAGGGGATTGCTTTGCAGTGCGGAGGGCCGGGAGAGGTtggctttggtgggccatgcttcATTCATGTTATATTACTTCCTGAGTCAGGTGGCGATGGAGGAGGACATGCGATCTAACACGACAGTGATGCTGTTGGAGAGGCTGGGAGAGTGCGCAGCTGAAGGGTGGCAGAAACAGCTTGCGGCTCACCAGTTGGGTTGCATCATGCTCGGGCGGAAAGAGTATAAGGATGCGCAGCGTTGGTTCGAGGTTGCGGCTGAGGCAGGTCACGTCTATTCATTGGCAGGCGTTGCACGCGCCAAGTACAAGCGGGGGCACAAGTATTCAGCGTATAAGCAGACGAATAGCCTCATCTCCGAGTACAAACCAGTTGGGTGGATGTACCAAGAGCGGTCTTTGTATTGCATTGGCAAGGAGAAGATGATCGACTTGGCCACTGCGacccaaatggaccccaccctcTCGTACCCGTACAAGTACCGGGCCATTGTGATGATGGAGGAGAACAAGGTTGGTGCTGCCATCGTGGAGATCAGCAAGATTCTTGGGTTCAAAGTCTCGACGGATTGCCTTGAATTGCGTGCCTGGTTCTTGCTCGCCAATGAGGATTATGAACATGCGCTGCGGGACATCAGGGCAATGATGACGTTGGATCCAGATTACATGATGTTCCACGGGAAGGTGCATGGGGACCAGCTGGTTGAGATCCTCCGCCAGCACGTACAGCATTGGGATCTATCCGATTGTTGGATGCAGCTGTATGATCGATGGTCCTCTGTCGATGATATTGGGTCGCTGGCTGTCGTCCATCAGATGCTTCCACTGGATGAATCCAGGAGGAGTGTTATGCGGTTTCGGCAATCTCTCCTCCTTCTACG GTTAAATTGTCAAAAGGCAGCAATGCGCAGTCTGCGGTTGGCTCGAAACCTTTCGCCTTCTGAGCATGAAAGGCTTGTTTATGAAGGCTGGATTTTATATGACACTGGCCATCGTGAAGAGGCATTATCAAAGGCGGAGGAATCCATATCCATCGAGAGGTCATTCGAAGCTTTTTTCCTCAAAGCGTATGCGTTGGCTGATACGAGTCTtgatccttcttcttcatccaCCGTCATTGAACTTCTGAAGGAGGCTCTTACATGTCAATCTGATGGGCTTCGGAAAGGGCAA GCATTAAATAATTTAGGGAGTGTCTATGTGGACTGTGATCAGCTGGATGATGCTAAAACCTGCTATCAAAGCGCTCTTGATATAAGGCACACACGAGCACATCAAGGTCTAGCACGCGTTCATCATCTTAAGAATCAGAGAAAAGCTGCTTATGATGAGATGACCAAGCTGATAGAGAAAGCACGGAACAATGCATCAGCATATGAAAAACGTTCAGAGTACTGTGACCGTGACATGGCAAAGAATGATCTTAGCATGGCAACTCAGTTAGATCCATTGAGGACTTATCCTTACAGATACAGGGCTGCAG